gtttccaccTGTTTTGCGAGAGAGGCCACAAGTTTTCCTTGTTCGTCCGACTTTTTCTGAGCGGAGGCGAACATTTCCTTCATCTGGTCTAGTATCGCGGTGTCAGCATTGACCGTTGATACGTTTCCAGCTGGAGTTTTATCGGCGTTGGCATCGACGGGAGTCCCGTCGTGCGTTTGCAGGTCTTTGTCAGCGTTGGTCGTCATATCGGACTGAGCGTGTGTGGTTGCGAGAGAGATAGATCTgtaccccctccttctagcgccaaactgtgggaaccgaaattcacaccgtcaaGTTTTGTTAATCAaaggaaagccaagttaacctagccttccctgaaagTCTCGGTTATCTGCTAGGCCACACACGATACgatcaatatgaaagaataaaatgaaaataagcagaaaaagagaataagagGATCTTATTTTCGAATTCGCGTTTTAGCGTGAACAACAAGTAAAGACCTAggctacaagagctgtcggtacgttcgctagtctagcgacctaaatctaaactagttgagtcgcagctcgattagtaaaaacggaaaaagatgcctaaatttctctaagtgctaagttgctCTGATGTGCTCTGATCTCTACTCCCTCTTCGTCCTtggtcctccttatatactcctctttaggtcggtttacctcttcttaggccggatttgtcgcgaagcgggcttttccatatttccttcttctttgtgattatcttcggaaatttgacatttaactcttcccgcggatgagataaaccgtcataccagtctttgggctcaagtcttttgggaccatagatgggccgttgtccgcaattcggaccctctttgggccgtatcgagacttaagcgtttttacgattttactcgcgaagtagccgttgtTATAGGCATGattcttccaacggaaccctgtttcttcgcatagccgaggcagttggtgttaagttaaccgtaacctgctctactacgaagaataggaaaccgttcgagagacataaccttcccaactttccgaatactttcgacgatgttttttagatgaaacattggtgtcgtatccacggacccgaagactgagttagagaaacttcggacgaagatgcatggttatgggatgggaccgggttcggaatggtccacggagaattggatgcgctcgccgggcgagctgatccgtgccacggtcgagctcgccgtcgagccgaccggcaacacggtcgtgcttgccgggcgagctggctcgtgtcacggccgagctcgccggcgagtcgaccggcaacacggtcgtgctcgccgggcgagctggctcgtgtcgcggccgagcttgCCGgggagtcgaccggcaacatgGTCGTGCTctccgggcgagctggctcgtgtttgcggccgagctcgccggcgagtcgaccggcaacacggtcgtgcttgccgggcgagctggctcgtgtcatggtcgagctcgccgggcgattcGGTTCAGCTAttcgttttctcggcttttgaagttttgaccgagattcggtttttctgaagactttcggacatcgattctgtcgtgaccgattttgaccccaacaatatataatttattttgtgtattaaatatttttacatattatgaaataataaatatatattaaataattaaaagtcagtaactattaaatatataattaaattggtgcgaacatataaatcaattttattaatccaaaaaatatattttttatatttgattggattagtaattaaatttaaatgatactaacatagataatatattttagtatatttttaatattaatgtctattaaatgatgatttctactcatatagtttttttgatcatttgtatcttttatagaaaaaatattaaattactgataacaaaattttcattgtgagactaatagttttagtaattcataatttaaaaaaaaaataagttgtcaatgatcgttcaaaacttttatcaaaaaaattgttcaaagtaaattttgaaactaaaatattgtattttaaatcgtttatagtttaattttaaacgatatatatattaatctaaataattaattaaattagactttttacttatataatttttgtaatcatttgtatttcgtcataactaaattttaaaccttggatcataaaatttgaatgtgagacttttaacagttttagtaatttatagctgtttgtaaaagttcaaaatataacatatacataaaaatctaaatttttattatatggttattgtggttgtttaatttatttaatattttaaaattaaacaaatatgatagaagatacactattttttttatcaaatctttattattcaaaatcattaattgtcatgtGTACTTCAGCCACATTAGGCaaatccgtaaattttatttaaaaaaataataatgtaaattaatgatgaatttattgttattttaataaaaaattttttatataattagatggaccaacatatttctctaatgattctaagaatcattctagtgatgacatgtggtaaaaaaaaaagttgtaatgcttatcaaataatatataggggatttaacATTATGCAATATATGGATGTATGTCATTTAAGATTTACGATGAAAAGCCACTGGTTGGGGGGTTGGGGCATAAGTGTCGAACCCAAATTGATCAGAATTTCACTGTAATCAGACTTAAGATAATTTTTAGGGAGTTTTGCTAAAAAAATGACAACTTATTTtagatattaatatattatccccttaaaataaaatcaacttTAGGCACTTTAGACAATGACTATCCTTACATTTTgtaaaaattcatatcaattTAATGAGAAGTCAAAAAagtaaagaaagataaaaaaaatataatcgtAATATACATGTGCATTtaggaaaaatatatttgttattaaattattgTGTAAAGAGCCATTTCAAAAATTGTCCAAAGGTTGTAGAAGATATGATATTCCAGATACGATAAATTAGAAAGAACGATTTGCAGAAAACACATTAATCTACTGGAACTAGAAAAACGTAATATGATGCATATTTTTCCATCTACTTTCGTAGAATATTCAATCTATTATTTGTACTATGTTCTAAAAGATGGCAGATCTGATCGTCTACACTTTAGCTCATGTCTACTACTGATAATACCTACATTCTACTATTTTATCTTTCAACTGCTATCAGCAGAATATAACATCTACGGCAATGGCAGATTCAGAAATATTTTTTACCAATgtcataaattaatttaataatttaaaattaaatattattaaaaatatttattatatttaatataaattttaatttattttattttgtgaacTGTAGCAAAATTGGCTAAAATTGATACTACAGTGGAGGTTTGTCTTCAAGTTGCATGCGTCTCATCTCCTTTGCTGATGTATTTGCCTGCTCTTCGTTTCGATCTTTCATCCGGTTGTTTCTCAATCTGATGTTTGAATGGTTTGTGGCGATTTGCTCCCTGTCTACGACTGAGAGGTCTGATCGAGTTCCAGTCTCTCACTTGCTTCATCAAAGGCATCTCCTTGTCACTCCTTTATCGAATCCGACTCCGTCGTTTCCTGGTAATTTTGGAAATGTATTAATTaaagaggaaaagaaaaaaaaatcttaaaaagcAGGTTAATTAATAACTTCAGTGGCATACCATTGTAAATAAGTTAAAAACTATGggatcttttaataatatagatagttTAATATGatatgtaaatttatattagCTAGGTGTTTGGCCCGCTGATgcgaacataaatattttataggtACTGATTAATACATtcattactaaataaaaactataatatatattataattaatattttcatcTAAAAATTCTTATGTCTTATAAttgtttgtaattttctttGTATATTACAGTATATATAGgaaatatcttcttttttttaaacacatcatcttttcaattatataaaattaagaatttacttgatgaatatttaattatgcgcttttttattttaatttttaactttttaaaaaaaaaaatttcagataACAACACTATATGATTGAGATGTATTTATGTTTCATTAATTATAACTAATTATCCAATAATATGATTAAGATAAACTATAAATCTACTATTCCATCTGTTTCATAAAAATTGTCACTTAGACATATCTCATACATATTAAGAATAATGATTGAGATGTATTTgtgttttcattaattataactaattaaccaataatatttgagataaacaaatttatttataaaatcaatgcattttGCAATTAATATTTAGCTAAAAGTGATTATAAATTACATTGAAGTTATACTTCCCCACTTTCACTATTCAGCATATTCCAAGGGCACAAAACACAATGACGGATAAGCTAGCACGAGGTGCTAGGACTCAGCCTTCTGCTATGGTATATGTTGACTCCGTTCCTCCGAGATGGTTATCGGCTCAGAAATCTACTTAgtttgcttctttgttgaaaaaaaaaaaattacattgaaGTTATAGAATGCTAAATGGACATTTATTCAGAAATAGAGGAAGTATAAACTTGTGTCCTGAACTAGTTTCTCaataaggatatagaaccaaaTTAATTCTAGACCATGGTCATAATCTAGTTTCTCTTTAAATTTAGGATAAACATGAACAGTTGGACGATCGATCAACCTTGTTGAAAAACTAAAAGTACAGAACAGATGGAGATTTGAAAATAACTAGATAAGATTAgttgaatattatattttactaattgaGAAACAACTAGAAATTAGAAAACTGGTGATTACTTTCTATCTTATCAGATTATCTTTCTAAATTTGCTCTAAAAGATTCACTTTCCTTCTCCAAATACGCGCTTTCTTCCTATATAAATACCGACTTAGTTAATCGTCTTgtaatataattacatttaagatcaaaagaaaaattaagaatGAGAGGTAAATATCTTTCTTTACTAGTGGTGCTGATTGTCTTGGCCTGTAACGAATCCATTGCCAAGAACAGCTCTTCAACACCTAAACTGAAACGAAGTGATTTCCcaaaagattttatttttggatcTGCAACGTCTGCTTACCAGGTAGAAGGAGCAGCTCATGAAGATGGTAGAGGACCAAGTATCTGGGATACCTTCTCTGAAAAGTACCCAGAGAAGGTAAAAGATGGTAGCAATGGATCTGTTGCAGACGACTCTTACCATCTTTACAAGGAAGACGTGGCTTTATTGCATCAAATTGGTTTCAATGCATACAGATTCTCAATCTCGTGGTCTCGAATCCTGCCACGTGGGAATCTAAAAGGAGGAATCAATCAGGCTGGTATTGACTATTACAACAACCTAATCAATGAGCTTTTGTCCAGAGGAATCAAGCCTTTTGCCACAATTTTCCATTGGGACACGCCGCAAGCCCTTGAAGATGCTTATGGTGGATTCCGTGGCGCAGAGATTGTGAATGACTTCCGCGATTATGCGGATATTTGCTTTAAACATTATGGAGATAGGGTGAAGCATTGGATGACACTGAACGAACCATTGACAGTAGTGCAACAAGGGTATGTTGCGGGTGTAATGGCCCCAGGAAGATGCTCCAAATTTACTAACCCTAATTGTACAGCCGGAGATGGATCCACCGAGCCTTATATCGTAGGTCACAACCTTATCCTTGCTCACGGAGCAGCCGTCAGGGTCTACAGGAAAAAATACAAggtaagtgttaataaatttccGGGTTTTTCTTGTTAGACAAGTTACAAAAATTGACTGTGTATAATTCTATGAATCACCCAATCTTAGTATGTTTATTCCAGTTctgattatatattaaaatcatgCTCTTGAATGTTGTATAACGTACAGGCGTTACAAAAAGGTCAAGTCGGTATTGCTTTGAACGCTGGTTGGAACTTGCCCTATACAGAATCAGCCAAGGATAAGTTAGCCGCGGCACGCGCCATGGCCTTCACATTCGACTACTTCATGGAGCCACTTGTGACCGGTAAATACCCGGTCGACATGGTCAACAATGTGAAAGGCGGTCGCTTGCCTACATTCACGGCAAAGCAATCTAAGATGCTTAAGGGCTCTTATGATTTCATTGGCATAAATTATTACTCTTCATCATACGCAAAGGATGTCCCTTGCTCCACTGAAAACGTTACAATGTTCTCTGATCCTTGTGCAAGCGTCACAGGCGAAAGAAACGGAGTTCCCATCGGTCCAAAGGCTGCCTCGGATtggcttttgatatatccgAAAGGAATTCGTGATCTTGTCCTCTATGCAAAATACAAGTTCAAGGATCCTGTCATGTACATAACCGAAAACGGTAGAGATGAAGCTAGTACCGGCAAAGTTTTCCTTAAAGACGGTGATAGGATTGATTACTACGCTCGACATCTCGAGATGGTTAAAGATGCTATCTCTGTTGGAGCAAATGTAAAGGGATTTTTTGCTTGGTCGTTGCTAGACAATTTCGAATGGGCAATGGGATACACGGTTCGGTTCGGGCTGGTTTATGTGGATTTCAAGGATGGATGTAAGAGATACCCAAAGAAATCAGCTCAATGGTTCAGAAAGTTGTTGAATGGGAAGAAAAGCATGTGATGAGATTATGCATTCCATTTTATCAACATCTCTGTTATTCTGAGAGATTTACTATTATGTTTTTCTACTTTGCAAATAATAAGCAGTGGTTATTTTATACAACTAATCCAACTGATATGACAAAACCGAATTAATACCGTGATAAGTACTATTTCATCTTTTGATCATGGACTATGCATCATcgaacaaattatataaatgattggCAGCACTATAAATGATGAGTAAAATGCACATACATATAACTACGACTAATTTAGCTGACCGAAGCGACTATGGTAACAGTATACCTACACACAGATGTTGGTCAAAAAGCGGAGTCATGACAAGGTTGAGAACAGAGCTCAGAGGTGATTGGTTGGACTATTATAACTATAGAAATTTTACTTTACAATTTAGTCCATAGGATTTTATGATTTAACTTTATGGAAAGTAcctttaaaattttctacagGTAAAAAGATGCgtctttagaaaataagatttttacaaccattttttatgtttttggctgtgattttattttttttggttgtagCTTTTAAAACCAACTAGAATTTGATTTGCGCTTTAAAGGATTATTTTTTGCTAACTTATTTATGAATTTGTATGTCTGTTCACTAATATGTTTAGATCTAGACgtgtgttttttgtttggttctaATTTTTTTCCAGTTTGATTCCGGTTGGGAAAAATGTATATTTCAACCTGAACTATACGCGTCGTGCTTTTTACTTCTCAACCTTTGTAGTAGTGCGTATTCTATACTGAActgaacaaaaattaaaaaaaatactacatgAACTTTGCACATTGCGCCTTTTCATTCCCAAACTTTATGGAAATGGCATAATCGATACTGAactaaacaaaattcaaaaatactataTAAACACTCAAAATTgtgcttatatatattgactgtCAAAGGTGTTAGTCATCCGTTAATTATCAAACGACGtcattttggataaattctgtaaaattaaaatttaaactgcTACATAAACTCTCAAAATCGTGCTTATATATTGTCTGTTTAGTCATCAATTAACTTTTCAAAACAACgtcattttgataaattttgtaaaatttaaaaatactacatAAACTCTCAAAAtccttgttatatatatattgaccgTCAAAGGTGTTAGTCATTTGTTAATTTATCAAAACGACGtcattttggataaattctgtaaaattaaaaaatgaaaaatactaAATGAACTCTTTAAATCGTGCTTTAATATATATTGACCGTCAAATGTGTTAGGCATccgttaatttatcaaaatgaCATCATGTTGGAtgaattttgtgaaaataaaaattaattttttgacTCTTACACTGGTGTTAGTTGAACTGATGACGTCGTTTTGATTGATTAACAtcaatttgataaattaacGGTGAATAACACATTTGACGGTCATGAAATATAAGCACGATTAGAGTTCAcgtagtatttttaaattttaatttcacaaaatttatccaaaatgacGTCGATTTGATAAATTAAGGATGTCTAACACCTTTGacgatcaatatatatatatataagcacgaTTTGAGAGTTCAtatagtatttttgaatttttgtttggttCATCATGGAATGCACTACTATAAAGTCCCGGAATGAAAAAGCATAACACATAAAATTCatatagtatttttaatttattttttagttcAGTATGAAATACGCACTACTTCAAAGTTCGAGAAGAAAAAGCACGACGCATAAGTTCAGTTTGAAATAGGCTCTTTTCACAATTCCAGTTTGGTTTTCATTTTTCCCCGGTTCAATAGATATAGAAACTGTTGAGTTATTTACGAAtttgagtttggtttggttattttggtttttggtttggttcataTAACAATGTTAGAAACccattaaaattttgagttcaATTTGGTTATGGTTTGATTCTTGCTATTTGGATTATTTCGAATAAGATATCGCATAACTCGgataaatttagatattttggaTAAACATTATTCAGATGATTCAGTTATATTGGAAAttaagataattttaaatatttcgaaTAAAAAGTAATAAGGTAATCTGGTTTTTTGGGTAGTCCGGTTTATGGGTAGTAGTTTTAGAATATAAACTGTATATTGGATATTCAGTACCCATTTGGTTTTCAGTTTGGTTCCagtttgattttagttttttttcccgAAATATAAGAACCGCTCAAATATTTGTAAACATTGATTCAGTGTTGGTTTTGTTTTAATACTACATTTTCGGTTCTTGATTTAGTTTGAACACAACTAAATATGAACcaatatatatttaagagaaaTATAGCCTTAAGTATACTTACATTCTCATATGCTAAGATGAATTTTATAGTTTCTCATGATGTGGAACTGTATCATTTTATATGTGTAGCACTTCTACGTGTATCATCTAACTTGTTTTGAAAGATTTACATCTTTAACCTGTTTTAAAACCAATATTATCTATTATTCtatctgtttcatattaagtgttactttagcatttttttctttgttacaaAAAGAGTgtcattttagaatttcaatgcaACTTTCAGcttaaaattaattacaaatgcattgatcttataaataatttcatttatctcaaatactattgatTGAATATGTGTAATTAATAAGAACTTTAATGCATTtcaatcattttcttaatctgtgtgaaAATGTCAAATTGGCATTCTTtatgaaacggaaggagtagAACATAAGTACAGAGTTTTATAACTAAACCatgtctttaaaattttattaaaagttttttttaacattttattaagaGCATGTTTGACTATATTGTTACCATTTTTACTAAGTGTCGTTGTAGGGTAAAATTTTTCGTTTCAagataagtgtcgttttataatttcaatataaaatttattgacttTTTATTCAAATCTATTTTACTATTGGTTGAAATGTGTTATGTattggtaatgatgtttttatttcggaaatatacaaaattaaatgttttattaatctatATGTCCAAGTCTAAAacgataattaaaatgaaacagagagagtaacactttttatctattaaaacaaatacacaATATTTTCGTGTGAATTTTGTTATAAATGAACCTACGTTTAAAATTTTACTGAATGTTTTAGCATTTCATCAAAAGAATGTTGAATATATTGTTACCTAACAACTAATTACTACTCAATCTTGTTTGttatttggtttttgatttaatTCCTAAAAATGTGCAACACAATATTACCAATTTACCATCTAATTTTAAGGAATTAAATGATTCCTTCCTAAAAGTATAAGATTCCTTCGCGTGTGCGTAAGATTTGATTACTGACATTTAAAATAGAAGCTTTAATTCATTACAATCAAACTACTCGAGCTTTCTTCAAATGTACAGAGACATGTAAACGTTTCGTTCATTGTTGCAAGCCTCAGTAAATGCAAcggaaaagatttttttttaatttgtagtttgATTTTGACCGtgagtaaaaaaacaaatataataaaacatattttcttttacattttcaaaGAACAAACACTGGAAACTAACGATTTTGTACATTATGTGTGGCCCACCATAATCcaaaaattgatgataaaacCACAATCAGTAACACGGTTAAATTTAAAACGCATTCGTAGGGCTCggtttaatttaaaaacaaaactttgtatTTAATACCAGTGGCGTAAAAATGTAATTATTGTGAAAAAGTTTGGGATAAGTACAAAACATGATTAGATTAGATTAGATATAAAACATGATTTGTAGTATTTAAGGCTGTAGATGAGAattaaaactaaagtcatcTCCTACAACCCAACCAATCACTTCCATATTTCTTTGACCACTAATTTAGCTGACCGAAGCGACCAAAAAGCGGAGCCATGACATGGGTGAGAAATTGAGAACAGAGAGTTTAGAACTTTTTTAGCTTTAAAGACGATTTCCGGTAAGAAATTGAAAAACTTAATGATTGGAGATTTCAACATGAATTTCAGAATCATCTTGAAAGTGGGTttctaagagcatcattatccatGGTTTTTTAGAGCGGAGTTCTTAGGggaatataagaaactgtttcttaatttttaactattttaagaaacagtttcttaactttttaattaaaaattaagaaacagtttcttatattccCCTAAAAACTCTGTTCTAAGAAATCTTGGATAATGATGCTCTCAGATCTCTTAAAACGTCATGTCGATCAATTACATTGGAATTCAAAGAGATGTCCATGGATGAACACAGATTGCTATCTCTGACAAAAGTTCTTGAATAATGATGATTTCAGTAACACCAGTCTCATCTATTATTTCAAGCATGCTGAGATAATGGAGCTTTGATTACGCATTATCAATTTTTGAGGCGTTTATATTAATCTATGGTTAATAATATAATgataaaattagaaatttttcatgtttaccaatTTATTGGTA
This genomic stretch from Brassica napus cultivar Da-Ae chromosome C9, Da-Ae, whole genome shotgun sequence harbors:
- the LOC106427388 gene encoding beta-glucosidase 15-like, whose protein sequence is MRGKYLSLLVVLIVLACNESIAKNSSSTPKLKRSDFPKDFIFGSATSAYQVEGAAHEDGRGPSIWDTFSEKYPEKVKDGSNGSVADDSYHLYKEDVALLHQIGFNAYRFSISWSRILPRGNLKGGINQAGIDYYNNLINELLSRGIKPFATIFHWDTPQALEDAYGGFRGAEIVNDFRDYADICFKHYGDRVKHWMTLNEPLTVVQQGYVAGVMAPGRCSKFTNPNCTAGDGSTEPYIVGHNLILAHGAAVRVYRKKYKALQKGQVGIALNAGWNLPYTESAKDKLAAARAMAFTFDYFMEPLVTGKYPVDMVNNVKGGRLPTFTAKQSKMLKGSYDFIGINYYSSSYAKDVPCSTENVTMFSDPCASVTGERNGVPIGPKAASDWLLIYPKGIRDLVLYAKYKFKDPVMYITENGRDEASTGKVFLKDGDRIDYYARHLEMVKDAISVGANVKGFFAWSLLDNFEWAMGYTVRFGLVYVDFKDGCKRYPKKSAQWFRKLLNGKKSM